In the Rhinatrema bivittatum chromosome 6, aRhiBiv1.1, whole genome shotgun sequence genome, one interval contains:
- the GJB1 gene encoding gap junction beta-1 protein — protein sequence MNWAGLYTLLSGVSRHSTGIGRIWLSVVFIFRIMVLVVAAESVWGDEKSAFTCNTQQPGCNSVCYDHFFPISHIRLWALQLIIVSTPALLVAMHVAHQQHQEKKMLRMSGHSDAKQLEEVKKHKVRISGTLWWTYTLSVFFRIIFEAAFMYIFYMIYPGYKMIRLVKCDAYPCPNTVDCFVSRPTEKTIFTVFMLSTSGICILLNVAELLFLIARACARRAQWGSGPSGKSSFYSSKEYKQNENNQMLTEDGLKKGDHCSAS from the coding sequence ATGAACTGGGCAGGTCTGTACACCCTCCTGAGCGGGGTGAGCCGGCACTCCACTGGGATTGGCCGCATCTGGCTGTCGGTGGTCTTCATTTTCCGCATCATGGTGCTGGTGGTGGCGGCGGAGAGCGTGTGGGGAGATGAGAAGTCTGCTTTCACCTGCAACACACAGCAGCCGGGCTGCAACAGTGTCTGCTACGACCACTTCTTCCCCATCTCTCACATCCGCCTGTGGGCCCTGCAGCTGATCATCGTCTCCACGCCAGCACTGCTGGTCGCCATGCACGTGGCCCACCAGCAGCATCAGGAAAAGAAGATGCTGAGAATGTCTGGCCATAGCGATGCCAAGCAACTGGAGGAGGTGAAGAAGCACAAGGTCCGCATCTCAGGGACTCTCTGGTGGACCTACACCTTAAGTGTATTTTTCAGGATCATCTTTGAGGCAGCGTTCATGTACATCTTCTACATGATTTACCCTGGCTACAAGATGATCCGACTGGTGAAATGTGATGCCTACCCCTGCCCCAACACTGTTGACTGCTTCGTCTCCAGGCCCACAGAGAAAACTATCTTTACCGTCTTCATGCTGTCAACCTCTGGAATCTGCATCTTGCTAAATGTGGCAGAGTTACTTTTCCTGATCGCCAGAGCCTGTGCCAGACGGGCCCAGTGGGGCAGTGGCCCATCAGGGAAGAGCTCCTTCTACAGCAGCAAAGAATACAAACAAAACGAGAACAACCAAATGCTGACAGAGGATGGGCTGAAAAAGGGAGACCACTGCTCTGCTTCCTAG